The Triticum aestivum cultivar Chinese Spring chromosome 7B, IWGSC CS RefSeq v2.1, whole genome shotgun sequence genome window below encodes:
- the LOC123157059 gene encoding F-box protein At5g39450, producing MAVDGAELILSVPDDVLALISAHLRPRDLLALSAASRRLYAALSASDKSWLAQCRRLLPSSLSNLLAWRAAAGGSSLTVCRFLHSVSPLQGLWAHQNPELGNLVAALPGFFSLVAVRAIPQELSPRLLWAPVFEILADADGRPAFLFLHGHHPGSLFPGLLASVNPHANTLLLEAHAPVSSEPSAQFSRLSFGNRRRLLDALVASCRVMLPPELAAAPLFARSDEDLPMLAARREAMLRLHIESSGGMVRRPELEALLGAKKVPPSLPVDSAGERVRLRRSLSAMAGYVRNGLRQMVTRSASANSRSEYADSKHLALDEFLRASESTGLSLRGARLRLSTYRAWPSMHDNRFALYKLTTQVPMPGREYAGLWRGTFGWPPGRPDDERKPGKALFFLLLSYEEDSEGKLLLIATKVLEGTHYVVHPNGSSMFVVRVGEASTEAFPWPTDEDSRSVSIKRCFAGEGIATGYGFRYPGSKPGSLFVLRDGRLAFVWRDNKSVLTLQRLDLEELLRKGERVPTLPPIPNFAYLTKSYSNVFVAIHGSPSCSSSPR from the coding sequence ATGGCCGTCGACGGCGCCGAGCTGATCCTCTCGGTGCCGGACGACGTCCTCGCCCTGATCTCCGCCCACCTCCGCCCCCGCGACCTGCTCGCGctctccgccgcctcgcgccgcctctaCGCCGCCCTATCCGCCTCCGATAAGTCGTGGCTCGCCcagtgccgccgcctcctcccctcctccctgtCCAACCTCCTCGCCTGGCGGGCCGCCGCCGGGGGCTCCTCCCTCACCGTATGCCGCTTCCTCCACTCCGTGTCCCCGCTCCAAGGCCTCTGGGCGCACCAGAACCCCGAGCTCGGCAACCTCGTTGCCGCGCTCCCGGGCTTCTTTTCCCTCGTCGCCGTCCGCGCCATCCCCCAGGAGCTCTCCCCGCGCCTCCTCTGGGCCCCCGTCTTCGAAATCCTCGCCGACGCCGATGGACGCCCCGCGTTCCTCTTCCTCCACGGCCACCACCCCGGCTCCCTCTTCCCCGGCCTCCTCGCCTCCGTCAACCCCCACGCCAACACACTCCTCCTCGAGGCGCACGCGCCTGTCTCCTCCGAGCCTTCTGCGCAGTTCTCCCGCCTCTCCTTTGGCAACCGCCGCCGGCTGCTGGACGCTCTCGTGGCCTCGTGTCGTGTCATGCTCCCgccggagctcgcggcggcccCGCTCTTTGCGCGCTCCGATGAGGACCTGCCGATGCTCGCCGCCCGTCGTGAGGCGATGTTGCGTCTGCACATTGAGTCCAGCGGGGGCATGGTGCGCAGGCCGGAGCTCGAGGCGCTGCTGGGGGCCAAGAAGGTGCCACCGTCGCTGCCGGTGGACAGCGCTGGTGAGAGGGTGCGGCTGCGGAGGAGTCTCTCTGCGATGGCTGGGTACGTCAGGAACGGGCTGCGGCAGATGGTGACGCGCTCTGCATCAGCCAATTCGAGGTCGGAGTACGCGGACAGCAAGCATCTGGCATTGGACGAGTTCTTGCGCGCTAGTGAGAGCACCGGCCTGAGCCTCCGGGGCGCGCGGCTGCGGCTGTCGACCTACCGTGCGTGGCCGAGCATGCACGACAACAGGTTTGCGCTCTACAAGTTGACGACGCAGGTGCCCATGCCCGGCCGGGAATATGCCGGGCTGTGGCGAGGCACATTCGGGTGGCCACCGGGGCGGCCAGACGACGAGCGCAAACCAGGGAAGGctctcttcttcctgctcctctcATACGAGGAAGACAGCGAGGGGAAGCTTCTTCTGATTGCAACCAAGGTGTTGGAGGGCACGCACTATGTCGTGCATCCGAATGGGTCGTCCATGTTTGTCGTGCGGGTGGGTGAAGCATCAACAGAGGCATTTCCATGGCCGACCGACGAGGATTCCCGCAGTGTGAGCATTAAGAGATGCTTTGCTGGAGAGGGCATTGCTACTGGGTATGGGTTCAGGTACCCTGGCTCAAAGCCCGGGTCACTGTTTGTTCTCCGGGATGGCCGGCTCGCCTTTGTTTGGAGAGACAACAAGTCTGTGCTCACCTTGCAAAGGCTCGACTTGGAGGAGCTGCTGAGGAAAGGGGAGCGTGTGCCCACATTGCCACCGATACCAAACTTTGCGTATCTCACAAAGTCTTACTCCAATGTGTTTGTTGCTATCCATGGAAGTCCCAGCTGCTCATCTTCTCCCAG